Below is a genomic region from Acetonema longum DSM 6540.
GGTCCCCTATAGATATTCGCGGGCTTCTTCCTCCCCCTGCAGTACCCTCAAAACGCCAAACGCCAAAGACTCCAGTTCCTCTTCTCCCGGTAGAACCACCACCGGGGCAATGAACTCCACCCGCCGGATCACATCGTCGATAATCCGGTGAGAATAGGCCATGCCGCCGGTCAAAACGATCCAATCCACCTGTCCGGCCAACACCGCGGCCATAGCCCCTATGTCCTTAGCCACCTGGTAGGGCAAGGCCTCAAGGACAAGGGCGGCTTTCTGGTTGCCGCTTTGAGCCAGTTTCTCCACTTCCCGCACATCTCTGGTGCCAAAGTAAGAAAATAGACCGCCGGTGCCCATCATCTTCTGCCGCATTTCCTGATAGGTGTATTTCCCCGAAAAGCAAAGATCGACCAGGGAAAACCCGGACAGGCTGCCGCAGCGGTCAGGGGAAAAGGCGCCTTCATCCCGGGAACTGCTGGTATCAACCATCCGCCCCCGGCGATGGACCGAAACCGATACGCCGCTGCCCAGATGGGCCGCGATCAAATTGACTTCATCGTAGCGCCGTCCATGGTCCTTGGCCGCTTTCCGGGCTACAGCCTTCATATTGAGGGCATGAGACAAACTGACCCGTTCCAAGTCGGCCAGCCCTGACACCCGGGCTACCGGCTCATACTCATCCACTGACACAGGATCTACGATAAAGGCCGGAATCCCCAGCTCCGCCGCCAGGTCATCCGCCATGACCGCACCCAGATTGGAAGCATGCTGCCCCAGAGCCGCAAGTTGCATATCAGCCGCCATTTGGGCATTCACCCGATAGGTCCCGCCTAGCAGCGGCTTTAAGAGCCCACCCCGCCCCACCACGGCGGACAGCTGCCGGCGGTCAATACCGGCCTGGTCAAGAGCCTGCAGGATCAGCGCCAGCCGGTAGCGGTGCTGATCAATGATCTGGGCAAAGGGTTTTAATTCCTGGACTGAATGCTCCATCGCCTGTTTCAAAAGGACCGTTTCTCCCCGGTAAACCGCAAATTTGGTAGACGTGGCGCCGGGATTGATGGCTAAGACCATAAACCCGTCTGACTGCACCTTTTTTTGCATAAAGTCCTCCCCTGTGTTCCACTCACCGGAACATCGTTCTAAAATAATTGTAGCATAGGACAATCTATAAAGTAAATCGGACTGTCACCGTCAAGCGGCAGTCCGATTTAAGAATTTTGTATACCTTTACCAAGGAGGGAGATTATCGTAAAGCCCGGGAAATCTGCTGTGCTGTTGTTTGCACATCCGCCACGATTTTTTCGAATTGATCAGACTTTAAACGGGATGTAGGGCCGGACAAACTCAGAGCGGCAACCACGTCCCGGTCCCGGGCGAAAATCGGTCCGCCAATACAAGTCAGCCCCAGTTCCAGTTCTTCGTCATCCAGAGAATAGCCCCTTTCCCTGATCCTGGCCAGCTCCTCCAGGAAAACACTCCAGTCGGTAATGGTATTAGGGGTATAAGCCGGCAGGCTGACGCCCGCGAACCGCGCCAGATATTCCGGCGGACAAAAGGCCAGAAGAGCCTTGCCCACTGCCGAGCAGTGGCTGGGGGACACTGAACCCGCCGGGGGGGTCATGCTCAGCATTACTTTGCTTTCGATCTTATCGAGAATAATCAGCTGGGGATATAGGGAAGCGGTTTTATCCAGCACGCCGATATGTACCACTTCCCGGTATTTTTCCGCCAGATCCTTGGCAAAAGGAAAGGCGATCTGTTTCAGAGGCAGGTTTTCGCCGATCAGCATCCCCAGAGAGTACAGCTTAATACCCAGCCAATACTTTCCATTCTCCGCGTTCTGCTGGACAAAGCCGCGTTTTTCCAAAGTCGCCAGAGTCCGGTGCACTGTGCTTTTGTATATCCCTAAACCGGAGGCAATCCGGGTCACACCCTGCTCCCGGCCTTCCTGCTGCAGAAAAAAAAGAATGTCAATGGCCCGGTCAATAGCACTGATACTATCCTTGTCACCGGATTTCTCGTCTCCCACGATGATTTCCTCCGTCCTACACTGCTGCTTACGTTTTTTATCTGTATTCGCCTGTAGGCAGCCAATTCCCTGTCCGCTGGAACTCTGTTGTCACTCTCATCTGTAGCCTCGCGCCTCGCAACAGGGGCCTTTTTCAACGGCCCCTACACGATGAGCTTCTTTTTCCATAGTCTTACCACAAACGGCGTCAATAACACCACATAGGCGGCAAGGACTGTCAGGCTGAGCCAGAGCGCCTCATCCAGCCTGCCCAGAGCTAAAGCCCGGCAGATCTCAACCGTATGATAGAGAGGATTGATGGCGGAGACAGCCTGCAACCAGCCGGGCAAAGTATTCACCGGGAAAAAGATGCCTGAAAAGAGATAAAGCGGCGTCACGCCCAGCGTAATGTAATAGTTGATATAATCAATATTCGTGATATAGCCGGTAAAACACAGAGCCCCCAGAGCAAAAGCGATGCCGGGCAGGACCAGAAACAATGGAATGATCAGCGCCCACCAGGAGCTGACCTGCCCTAAAACTGTAACCAATAATAGAATCAGACTGCTGAAAAAAACGCTTTTTACCGCGCCATACAGTATTTCCCCCAGAGCGATGTCCCACACCGTTACCGGCGCCGCTAACATGGCGTGGAAGGCTTTCTGGAAGTGCATGCGGGTAAAACTGCCGTAGGTGCATTCAAAACTGGCGGCAAACATCGCCGAAGAGGCAATCATTCCGGTAGCAATAAACTGCATGTAACTGATGCCGTCCAACTCCGAAATATAGGCCCCGATGCCAAAGCCCATAGCCGAGAGGTACAGCAGGGGCTCAATGCAGTTATACATGGCATTGGCGGCCATGGTCCGCTGAAAGACGATCATATGGCGGCGCAGCACGCGAATAGCGGCAATCATGATTCTCCCCCCTGACCGGTGAGTTTGAGAAACACATCTTCCAGGCTCGCCGGCCGCAGATAGCAGACATGCTGGGGCAGACCCCAGTCATGGAAGTGGTCATATAACTTTTTGGCGTCATGGGCATAGATCAGCAGCCCCTCGCCAACGGTAAGGGAGACCGCCCCCGCCGCCGAGAGCCGGTCGGCCAGACCCGGCGGTATGGAAGCCAGCGGCGCTCTGACTTCGATGACCTCCGGCAGCACATAGGAAGCAATAAGTTCTGCCGACGTCCCTGCCGCCAAGATTTCTCCCCGGTGCATAATTACCAGCCGGTCGCAGAGCTGTTCGGCTTCCTCCATGTAATGAGTGGTCAGCAAGAGGGTAACCCCTTGGGCCTTCAATTCCCGCAGTTTTTGCCAGACCATGCGTCTGGCTTCCGGATCCAAGCCGGTCGTTGGCTCGTCTAAAATGACCATTCTGGGACGGTGCAGCAAGGCCCTGGCAATGACCAGCCGCCGTTTCAGCCCGCCGGACAGGCTTTCCACCGGGCTGTTTTCCTTTTCAGCCATGCCCATGAAGGTCAGCAGTTCTTTCCCTCTCTGCCGGGCCTGGGACCGGCTGGAGCCGAACAGGATGCCGTGGACCTCCAGGTTCTCCAGTACCGATAAATCCGTATCAAGGCTGTCCTCCTGAGGCACTACCCCCAGTATGGCCTTCACCCCGGGCGGCGTCAACCGGATCTCCCGGCCAAACACCTCCAGCCGTCCGCCCTCCACCTCCGACAACCCGTAAATCATCCTCATGGTAGTAGACTTTCCCGCCCCATTGTGCCCAAGAAAGCCAAAGCACTCCCCGGCCCGTACCCGGAAAGATACATCCTTTAACGCCTG
It encodes:
- the buk gene encoding butyrate kinase, which translates into the protein MQKKVQSDGFMVLAINPGATSTKFAVYRGETVLLKQAMEHSVQELKPFAQIIDQHRYRLALILQALDQAGIDRRQLSAVVGRGGLLKPLLGGTYRVNAQMAADMQLAALGQHASNLGAVMADDLAAELGIPAFIVDPVSVDEYEPVARVSGLADLERVSLSHALNMKAVARKAAKDHGRRYDEVNLIAAHLGSGVSVSVHRRGRMVDTSSSRDEGAFSPDRCGSLSGFSLVDLCFSGKYTYQEMRQKMMGTGGLFSYFGTRDVREVEKLAQSGNQKAALVLEALPYQVAKDIGAMAAVLAGQVDWIVLTGGMAYSHRIIDDVIRRVEFIAPVVVLPGEEELESLAFGVLRVLQGEEEAREYL
- a CDS encoding IclR family transcriptional regulator; translation: MGDEKSGDKDSISAIDRAIDILFFLQQEGREQGVTRIASGLGIYKSTVHRTLATLEKRGFVQQNAENGKYWLGIKLYSLGMLIGENLPLKQIAFPFAKDLAEKYREVVHIGVLDKTASLYPQLIILDKIESKVMLSMTPPAGSVSPSHCSAVGKALLAFCPPEYLARFAGVSLPAYTPNTITDWSVFLEELARIRERGYSLDDEELELGLTCIGGPIFARDRDVVAALSLSGPTSRLKSDQFEKIVADVQTTAQQISRALR
- a CDS encoding ABC transporter permease, coding for MIAAIRVLRRHMIVFQRTMAANAMYNCIEPLLYLSAMGFGIGAYISELDGISYMQFIATGMIASSAMFAASFECTYGSFTRMHFQKAFHAMLAAPVTVWDIALGEILYGAVKSVFFSSLILLLVTVLGQVSSWWALIIPLFLVLPGIAFALGALCFTGYITNIDYINYYITLGVTPLYLFSGIFFPVNTLPGWLQAVSAINPLYHTVEICRALALGRLDEALWLSLTVLAAYVVLLTPFVVRLWKKKLIV
- a CDS encoding ABC transporter ATP-binding protein codes for the protein MIIAEHLVKHYGPVQALKDVSFRVRAGECFGFLGHNGAGKSTTMRMIYGLSEVEGGRLEVFGREIRLTPPGVKAILGVVPQEDSLDTDLSVLENLEVHGILFGSSRSQARQRGKELLTFMGMAEKENSPVESLSGGLKRRLVIARALLHRPRMVILDEPTTGLDPEARRMVWQKLRELKAQGVTLLLTTHYMEEAEQLCDRLVIMHRGEILAAGTSAELIASYVLPEVIEVRAPLASIPPGLADRLSAAGAVSLTVGEGLLIYAHDAKKLYDHFHDWGLPQHVCYLRPASLEDVFLKLTGQGGES